The stretch of DNA CGAAGGCCGCGTCACGGCGGGCCGTCGCGTCGTCGATCTTCGACTGGACCGAGGAGACACGTTCCGCCAGCTCGGACACCCGCTCCTGGGCGGACTCGCGGCGCTCCATGACCTCAAGGACGACGTCCTCCAGGTCACCCTGGCGCTTGGCGAGGGACACGATCTCGCGCTGGAGGTTCTCCAGGTCCTTGGGGGACGTCACGGCGCCCGAGTCCAGGCGCTGCTGGTCGCGATTGGCGCGCTGGCGCACCTGGTCGACGTCCTGCTCCGCCTTGATCTGCTCGCGGGCGCAGTCGCTCTCCTCGGTGGTCGATGCGACGTGCAGGTCGCGCAGCTGCGCGATGTCCTTGTTCAGCGACTCGATCTCGGCGTGCTCGGGCAGGGACTTCTTCCGGTGCGCCAGCTGCTGGAGGCGTACGTCGAGTGCCTGGACGTCGAGGAGTCGGATCTGGTCGGCGGGCGCGGCGTTCAGTTGGGGGCTCCTGTTGTGTCGGTATTCGAGGCCGCGTGGGCGGTCCAGGGGTCGGTGACCGTCTTGGAGACGTGGACGCGGAGTCCCCATCCGTGACGGTCGGAGATCTGATCGAGCTGCGCGGCGGCCAGCTCGCACCACGGCCACTCGGTGGCCCAGTGCGCGGCGTCGAGCAGCGCGAGCGGAGTCTGTGCGCGGGCCTCGGACACCGGGTGGTGACGCAGGTCCGCGGTGAGGAAGGCGTCCACGCCCGACGCGCGTACGTCGTCGAAGAGGCTGTCGCCGGAGCCGCCGCTGACCGCGAGGGTGCGGATCAGCTGCTCGGGGTCGCCCGCGACCCGGATGCCCTGCGCGGTGGCGGGAAGACGCTCGGCCGCGCGGGCGGCGAGTTCGCGGAGTTTCAGGGGGTGTTCGAGTTCGCAGATCCGGCCGAGGCCGCGGCGGCCGTGGGCGTCTGCCGGGTCCGGTACGAGGGGGCGGACGATCCGGATGTCGAGCGCACCGGCGAGGGCGTCGGAGACGCCCGGGTCGGCGCGGTCCGCGTTCGTGTGCGCGACGTGCAGCGCGACGTCGTTCTTGATGAGGTCGTGGACGACGCGGCCCTTGAAGGTGGACGCCGCGACCGTCGTCGTGCCGCGCAGATAGAGCGGGTGGTGCGTGACCAGGAGCTGCGCGCCCAGCTTCACCGCTTCGTCGACGATTTCCTGTACGGGGTCGACGGCGAAGAGGACCCGGGAGATCTCCGCGTCGGGGTCGCCGCAGACGGTGCCGACCGCATCCCAGCTCTCGGCCAGTTCGGCGGGCCACAGGACGTCGAGGGCGGCGATGACTTCAGACAGACGGGGCACGGGGAAAGGCTACCTTCCCGGTGCGCCCGGCATGTCGTACGTTACGCACGGCTACGGGCTGCTACAGAGCGCCCCGCAAGGGGCGCTACTTGACGAGGAAGCCCCTGAGGTCGCCCAGGACCTCGTTCGCCGCCGTCACGCCAAGCCCCAGGTACCACGTCTCGTCCGGGACGTTCTTGGCCTGCCCGTCCTTGACCGCGTCGAGCTTCTTCCACAGGGGGTTCTTCTCGGCCTCGGAGCGGCCCGTCTTCTTCGCGTCGCCGTAGACGCCGGTGAAGATCCAGTCGGCGTCGGCCTCGTCGATCTTCTCGGTACTGATCTCCGTGGCGAGGTCGTTGACCTGCTGGTTCTTGGGGCGGGGCAGGCCGGTGTCGGCGAGGATCGTGCCGATGAAGGACGCCTTCGCGTAGAGGCGGACGCGGTCCGGCATGTAGCGGAGCATCGTGATCGTCGGCTTGTCGTCGCCGAGGTCCCGGCCCAGGGACCTCGCCTTCTCCTCGTACGCGGCGAGCTCCGTCTTCGCCTTGGCTGTCTTGTCGAGCGCGGCCGCGTTCAGGAGGTAGTTCTCCTTCCACGTGAAGCCGGGGCGGATGGAGAAGACCGTCGGGGCGATCTTGGAGAGCTGCGGGTAGAGCTTGGCGGCGCGCAGCTCGCTGCCGAGGATCAGGTCCGGCTTGAGGTTCGCGATCGCCTCCAGGTTGAGGGCGTTGATCGTGCCCACGTCCTTGGGGCTGCCCGCGTCCTTCTTGAGGTAGCCGGGGACGCCGTCGTCGCCCTCGGTGGGGGCGTAGCCGACGGGCTTGATGCCGAGCGAGACGACGTTGTCGAGCTCGCCGACGTCCAGGACCACGACCCGCTTGGGCTGCGCCTTGAGCTTCGTCTTGCCGCGGGCGTGCGTGATGGTGCGCGGGAACTCGCCCGGCTTCGCCGTGGTGCCCATCTTCGCGGTCTGCTCGGCGGCCTTCGTGAAGTCCTCGCCGCCCTGGGCGACGGCCTTGCTGCCGCTGCCGTTGTCGGACTTGCCGGAGCCTTCGCCGTCACCGGAGCCGCAGGCCGCGAGGGAGAGCGCGCCGGCCACGGCGATGGCGACCGCGGCGGTGGCCCGGTGGCGGCGGGGTCGTACGGACCGTGGGGACGGGGAAAGCGGTGCCATCGGTGCTCCAGGCTCCAGGGGGTGTGCCGGGGCTGCCGCTTCCGCGGGCCCGCAGCCACTTAGGTTCGCCTTACTTTAAGCGCGCCCTCCCCACCCAGCACAACCACCCCCGCCCCCTCAGGCGAATCGGTACATCGCCACCCTTCTGTGTGAAGCGGGCGGCCACAGGTGCCACGGCAGTGCGTGCGAAAACTAGCTTCGTGGCCCGGAGGTTCCCCCATGACAGCGCCCACGCTTGAGCCCGAGCCCATGACCGCGCCGACGTCTCCCCCGGCGCCCGCGACACCCCCAGTGATAACCGCCGACGGCGCGTACGCCGCTCGTCTCGCCCACGAAGGCGGTTCCTGGTTCCCCGAGCGCTGGACCCTCGACTCCCCCGAGCCGTACGCGGTGCCGCTGCCCGGCAACCAGCCCGAGGAGCCCGGCACGGAGGTGCTCCCGATGGCCGACGGACGGGTCCTGATCCACCGCGTCGTCGACGGACGCCACGCGTTCGCGCTCCTGTACCCGACGGGCCCCGGGACCGGCGAGGTGCCCCTCGGCGCGGTGGAGTGCGGCGCGTCCCGTCTTACGCTGCTGCCGCCGTCGCCGGTCGGCAGCCATGCGTACGCGCTCGCGGTGGGCGCGGGGTCGACGGCCCTGTGGCTGGTGGCGGGCGGCGCCTTCGGGCCCGAGCACGTCGCGGAGATCCCCGGGCACTGCTCGGGCGGGGTCTGGCTGGACGGGGAAGGGCGGATGCTGGCCCTGGACCGGGAGTTGGACGGCCAGGTCAAGGCGGTGGCGGTGGATCTGGAGCGGGGTGGCGAGGTGTCGCCGCTCCTCCAGATCGCCGACGAGAGCGACGACCGGCTGCTGCTCGCGGACCCGGACAGCGGGCT from Streptomyces sp. BA2 encodes:
- a CDS encoding zinc ribbon domain-containing protein, whose amino-acid sequence is MNAAPADQIRLLDVQALDVRLQQLAHRKKSLPEHAEIESLNKDIAQLRDLHVASTTEESDCAREQIKAEQDVDQVRQRANRDQQRLDSGAVTSPKDLENLQREIVSLAKRQGDLEDVVLEVMERRESAQERVSELAERVSSVQSKIDDATARRDAAFEEIDGEAATVTKEREVVAGSVPADLLKLYDKLRVKEGGVGAARLYQRRCEGCRIELDITGVNEVKAASPDTVVRCENCSRILVRTSESGL
- a CDS encoding Nif3-like dinuclear metal center hexameric protein, yielding MPRLSEVIAALDVLWPAELAESWDAVGTVCGDPDAEISRVLFAVDPVQEIVDEAVKLGAQLLVTHHPLYLRGTTTVAASTFKGRVVHDLIKNDVALHVAHTNADRADPGVSDALAGALDIRIVRPLVPDPADAHGRRGLGRICELEHPLKLRELAARAAERLPATAQGIRVAGDPEQLIRTLAVSGGSGDSLFDDVRASGVDAFLTADLRHHPVSEARAQTPLALLDAAHWATEWPWCELAAAQLDQISDRHGWGLRVHVSKTVTDPWTAHAASNTDTTGAPN
- a CDS encoding ABC transporter substrate-binding protein, with protein sequence MAPLSPSPRSVRPRRHRATAAVAIAVAGALSLAACGSGDGEGSGKSDNGSGSKAVAQGGEDFTKAAEQTAKMGTTAKPGEFPRTITHARGKTKLKAQPKRVVVLDVGELDNVVSLGIKPVGYAPTEGDDGVPGYLKKDAGSPKDVGTINALNLEAIANLKPDLILGSELRAAKLYPQLSKIAPTVFSIRPGFTWKENYLLNAAALDKTAKAKTELAAYEEKARSLGRDLGDDKPTITMLRYMPDRVRLYAKASFIGTILADTGLPRPKNQQVNDLATEISTEKIDEADADWIFTGVYGDAKKTGRSEAEKNPLWKKLDAVKDGQAKNVPDETWYLGLGVTAANEVLGDLRGFLVK